The region GTACCAATTTAGGTTGGCCAAATACTGCCCTAGCGAGGGCTACACGCTGACGCTGGCCGCCTGACAACACTTCGCCAAAATCACCCGCCGCACAGTTATACCCTTGTTCAAGATGCAAAATCATGTCATGCACACCCGCAAGCTGGCCAGCCTGCATAATTTGCTCCGGTGATGCATCTTTAAATCGCGCGATATTTTCAGCAATAGTGCCGGGAAATAATTCAACTTCTTGTGGCAAATAACCTATATAAGGGCCAAGTTGCTCCCTGTCCCATTGATCATAAGTGGCGTTATCTAACCTGATCTCGCCATGCAGTGGTTTAGCTAAGCCAAGCAACAATTTTCCTAAGGTTGTTTTCCCCGCCGCATTGGGACCAGTAATACCAAGTACTGTACCCGCTGATAATTGAAAACTGATATCTTTTAATAACGGCGACTCACTGCCTTCGAACTGATAAATAATATTTTTAACCGCTAAATTGCCGACTGGCTCCGGTAAGGGGAGTGGCTCTATTGGCTCAGCAAAATGTTGTTGGAAGCCAATTAACCTTGCTTTAGCGTCTCGCGCTTGAATCACTAATCGCCAGCCACTAATGCACGCTTCAATAGGCGCTAGCCCGCGTCCCATAATGATAGATGCCGCAATCATAACTCCAGGTGAAGACTCTTGATGAATCACTAAAAAAGCGCCCATGCCTAAAATCCCAACCTGCAAGCTAAATCGGATACCTTTTGACAATGATGAAATATAGCCACTGCGCTGAGTTGCAACGGCGCTTGTCGCTAAGCTTTGCATACGCGGCTCTCGCCATTTGGCCTTTAAGCTATCGGCCATACCCATGGCATAAATTGCGCTTTGCTGACGGGCACATATATCGGTAAAGCGGTAAGCCTCACCGCTCGCGACCGTGCTGTCAGATTGCACTTTACGGGTTAAGCTTTCACCGACAAGTGCCAGCAAAAATAAAACAATGGCACCCGCCAAGGCGAGATGCCCGAGCCATGGATGTAAAACATAAATAAGCCCTAAATACAGCGGCGTCCAAGGCGCATCCATAATCGCCGCAAGTGCAGGGCTAGAGATAAACGAACGCACCGTTTCAATATCGCGCAGCGGCTGGCTATGGCCACCTTGCTCTAATATATTTTTGAAGGTATAGCTGGCGACATCATTTTCAAAGCGGCAGCCTACGCGTGAAAGTACAAGGCTGCGAACACTATCAAGAGCCATTAACACCATCAATGCGCCAATGGCAAATAAGGTCAGAAACAACAAGGTTGGCTGGCTGGCGGAAATCAGTACGCGATCATAAACCTGTAGCATATACAGCGGTGACACCAACATGAGTATATTGATTACACAGCTAAATAAAATGACGGGAATAAGTGAGCGCTTAATCTGTCCAAGCGCCCGATAAAAAGGGAGTTCATCGCTATTAGGTGCCATCAGCACTAATCGCCTTCGCTAGCACGTAAAATCAGCTGAACTAACTTTTTCTACGCAATAAGTAACCGCTAAAAATTAATGCGAGTAACCAAAATGTACTCGGTGTAGGTATTGTCTGAATAAGATTACCAGCTAGCCTAAATGCCATATTGGTGTTTATATCACCAAATATAATTTGGTTACTTTGTAAAGGACTAATCGCCGCAGGAGGAGCGCCTGGTGTTCCTGAGATAGCTGAGAGTTGCCAACCAACTGGTGACGGTGAGCCATTTGTGGGGCTAGCTGCCACTTGAAAAAAATAATCACCAGCCAACAAGTTTTGCGGTGTGGCGAGTGTTAAAGTATGCGAATACAACTGTCCTACCTGAGCGCCAAAATCAGCCACTAGCGTTTCAACTAGCTGATTTCGAGAGACCATAGCACTCCATATTGGTGCATCTATTGTTGTTCCACCTAAATTACTGTATATCGCCAGATCAAATTCGTTTGACACAAGTCCTTGCCCTTCAAATGTCCAAAATTCGATCTCTGTCAATTCAGCACCACTAGTTAGCATAAAATTGTCAATCACTTTACCCAAGCCAATTGAAGGAGGCCCAGAGAAGACAGGTGCTGGTGACGTAAGTGGATTTTGACTGAATAACAAAGCGGCCTGACTCGAAGAGGTCACAAACACACTAAATAACAACAATAGATGACCCAAACGTACGGATAATAACTTAACCATTCCTTGACTCCTTATTTTTGTTTTCTGCTGCATTTTATGGCGACTAACTCATACCTGATAACTTTCTATGCAACAATTACGCCTTGAAAATATTATCTTTATTAACAAAAAGATAAGTAATATGGATTACAAAACGGCGTGTCGATGTTAAAAACATCGACACACTTAATTCGCTACCTTAACCACATTTGAAAATCGTCATAACGATCAATCAATTGGTCTTCCCAAGGACTAATGTCAGCATTCGCATATTCAATCAGTTCAGCTAACTCAAGCAATGGCGATGCCTTAGCTGACGCTAGTTTGGCAACCATTTCAACATTATCAGTAGTCGTCTTGTTTTGACTCATTAATAAATTAAAATCGAATGTCACACCGAAAGTATGCTCCCCTACGATGCCATCTTTCTCGCCGTCATTAACTTGCTGTGGCGCATTGACTTCACTTTGACGAACAATTTCTCCTGCTACTAGCGAGTCGTAATCAAACTTAACATCAAAGCTATGTAGGTTTGCTGCTAACGCTTTGTCTGAGTCACCTGCTTTGTCGCGTATATTCACGTTGCTTTGGCGAACAACCGCGCCTGCTGCCAATGAATCGTAATCAAATTCAACATCAAAGCTGTGTAGGTTTGCTGCTAACGCTTTGCCTGAATCATCCACTTTGTCGCGTAAATTCACGTCACTTTGGCGAACAACGGCGCCTTCTGCCAATGAATCGTAATCAAACTTAACATCAAAGCTATGTAAGTTTGCTGAAATCAATTTCTGCGAATCATTAATGCTGTGCATGCCAACATTACTTTCCTTTATTCCACCTTTCTCTGGCTGTAGCTCATCCTTTTTGGATAAGCTAGTTAGCGTGGATTGGCTAAGCGCTA is a window of Thalassotalea euphylliae DNA encoding:
- a CDS encoding type I secretion system permease/ATPase, encoding MAPNSDELPFYRALGQIKRSLIPVILFSCVINILMLVSPLYMLQVYDRVLISASQPTLLFLTLFAIGALMVLMALDSVRSLVLSRVGCRFENDVASYTFKNILEQGGHSQPLRDIETVRSFISSPALAAIMDAPWTPLYLGLIYVLHPWLGHLALAGAIVLFLLALVGESLTRKVQSDSTVASGEAYRFTDICARQQSAIYAMGMADSLKAKWREPRMQSLATSAVATQRSGYISSLSKGIRFSLQVGILGMGAFLVIHQESSPGVMIAASIIMGRGLAPIEACISGWRLVIQARDAKARLIGFQQHFAEPIEPLPLPEPVGNLAVKNIIYQFEGSESPLLKDISFQLSAGTVLGITGPNAAGKTTLGKLLLGLAKPLHGEIRLDNATYDQWDREQLGPYIGYLPQEVELFPGTIAENIARFKDASPEQIMQAGQLAGVHDMILHLEQGYNCAAGDFGEVLSGGQRQRVALARAVFGQPKLVLLDEPTSSLDAEAERSVMKAIVALKQQGATVIVIGHRPALMNVTDQLLVLRNGRIAALGETQEIMSQLIRPVVETQSS